From one Salinibacterium hongtaonis genomic stretch:
- a CDS encoding Nif3-like dinuclear metal center hexameric protein: protein MSVTVAEVSAVIEQLWPARGAEDWDAPGLAVGDPSAPVESILLAVDAVADTVEEAVASGADLLIVHHPLLLRGVTSVAEDRYKGALIARLIRSNCALLAAHTNADVVETGTSAVLAERLGLQAMRPIVVGAPESRGLGRVGTLGSPITLGRLARILAEILPPTASGVRVAGDYEREISTVALCAGAGDSLLSDPAVRAADVYITSDLRHHPASEAREAARLGGAPALIDISHWASEWLWLETAAEQLRAMLPGVTVTVSDARTDPWDFVIVQ from the coding sequence GTGTCTGTAACTGTTGCCGAGGTCTCCGCCGTCATCGAGCAACTCTGGCCAGCGCGCGGCGCCGAGGACTGGGACGCGCCGGGGCTTGCCGTGGGAGACCCGTCGGCACCCGTCGAATCAATTCTGCTTGCGGTCGACGCCGTCGCCGACACGGTAGAAGAGGCGGTCGCCTCCGGTGCAGACCTGCTCATCGTGCACCATCCGCTCCTTCTCCGCGGAGTCACCAGCGTCGCCGAAGACCGTTACAAGGGCGCACTGATCGCCCGGTTGATCCGCAGCAACTGCGCGCTGCTCGCCGCCCATACCAACGCCGATGTCGTTGAGACGGGAACCTCTGCTGTGCTCGCGGAACGGCTCGGCCTCCAGGCGATGCGCCCCATCGTCGTAGGTGCCCCCGAGTCTCGAGGGCTCGGCCGTGTCGGCACCCTCGGCTCGCCGATTACCCTGGGCAGACTTGCCCGGATCCTTGCCGAGATCCTGCCGCCGACGGCCAGTGGTGTGCGAGTCGCCGGCGACTACGAGCGGGAGATCTCCACCGTTGCCCTCTGCGCGGGCGCGGGGGATTCACTTCTGAGCGACCCGGCTGTGAGGGCAGCGGACGTGTACATCACGTCCGATCTTCGCCATCATCCTGCATCTGAGGCTCGCGAAGCAGCACGTCTCGGCGGGGCTCCGGCTCTGATCGACATCTCTCATTGGGCGAGTGAATGGCTCTGGCTCGAAACCGCAGCCGAGCAGCTTCGCGCCATGCTTCCCGGCGTCACGGTCACGGTGAGCGATGCACGCACCGACCCGTGGGACTTCGTCATTGTTCAATAG
- a CDS encoding purine-cytosine permease family protein, protein MDDLHAADQSGKLGNEPVPHASISSPDFAHDQAQGVSAAQSSAGLEDDELADVIEGQLAQATSSIPIITSAMLRAVSPTSDDLFAALMGDIDGETGAADARAADAESRGTESVSFASTAHHEEAQAFDIPLDEVAVDEDPTTDFEPVWIEPAFYDESVFGGVESPHEPASYDEPAALVEPPTFAPSEPVPSHIFAMPVSSRFAPAPERAPERAPEPEPEPEPEPEPEPEPQAPAIPELVEPPSTPAQPSGSPHQGFFLTAAPPPMPGSNVIPAGDFALPDPPRHRSLADHELVSVVQSSQGTSGALAELEMQLQLRIEEARDFEEWERAMLAIGSPGAFEAIQQARRVRAARLMPPQAPVEAPNPVVEPPQFPSAMDESDLDDEPSAELNLAPEWLPVSAASRGLASDSFPSPPFQQAEEAAPLAATAAGAAAAADMGPETQRTSIIERNDGEPTPQELRTSRAITMFWLWFAPHSSVIGVAVGASMLALGLSLRQSLVAVLVGVALSMIPLGLGTLAGRSTGQPAMVASRAVFGVVGNILPAVISVATRILWACALAVVSGGGVAAIVEQVAGFDAPWVGIVAAAATLAVGGLVAAVGYTVIVRVSVAVGVLSAVLVGALVAFTLPSLDVGQALSVPDGSWLVTLSAAVVVFSVVGLAWATSGADVARYQRAVGSGAPALAWAMAGCVIPAVIVIGYGAILAFSVPDASAALAANPAEGLAAVVPGMFLVPLLVLLVGGLVCGVTIALYSAGFGLTAAGLTVARPIAVVVASVLALAASLALSLGSQGFGIWFRDGVTTFAVPMAAWVGIVGADFLLRRRPLDGLSLMRRGGAYPHVVPLNLVTFIGVTALGWGFTTAELSGLAWQGYLWQVVGVSPASPAASTDVGVLMALVLGLLVALATGIPAIRRQESLRR, encoded by the coding sequence ATGGATGACCTTCACGCCGCCGATCAGAGCGGCAAACTCGGCAATGAGCCGGTGCCTCACGCATCCATCAGTTCCCCCGATTTCGCCCACGATCAGGCGCAGGGGGTCAGCGCAGCACAGAGCTCGGCAGGGCTAGAAGACGATGAGCTTGCCGATGTGATTGAAGGGCAACTCGCCCAGGCAACGTCATCTATTCCCATCATCACGTCGGCGATGCTCCGCGCTGTGTCGCCAACCAGCGACGATCTCTTTGCCGCTTTGATGGGCGACATCGATGGAGAGACGGGGGCAGCGGATGCCCGTGCTGCGGACGCGGAATCACGGGGCACCGAGTCGGTTTCGTTCGCCTCAACCGCACATCACGAAGAAGCCCAAGCCTTCGACATACCTCTCGACGAGGTCGCAGTCGACGAGGACCCGACCACGGATTTCGAGCCAGTCTGGATTGAGCCAGCGTTCTACGATGAGTCGGTCTTTGGCGGTGTAGAGTCCCCCCACGAACCTGCGTCCTACGACGAGCCGGCCGCACTCGTTGAGCCGCCCACGTTTGCCCCGTCGGAGCCTGTGCCCAGCCACATTTTCGCCATGCCAGTGTCGTCGCGGTTCGCGCCCGCCCCTGAGCGCGCGCCTGAGCGCGCGCCTGAGCCGGAGCCGGAGCCGGAGCCGGAGCCGGAGCCTGAGCCCGAACCGCAAGCGCCAGCGATCCCCGAACTGGTCGAACCACCGTCAACCCCCGCGCAACCTTCCGGGTCGCCACATCAGGGTTTCTTCCTCACCGCCGCTCCGCCGCCCATGCCGGGGTCCAATGTCATTCCCGCTGGCGATTTCGCACTGCCTGACCCCCCTCGCCACCGCTCTCTCGCCGACCATGAGCTCGTTTCTGTCGTGCAGAGTTCGCAGGGAACAAGCGGCGCTCTGGCTGAGCTCGAGATGCAGCTTCAACTGCGCATCGAAGAGGCGCGGGATTTCGAGGAGTGGGAGCGGGCAATGCTCGCAATCGGTTCCCCTGGTGCTTTCGAGGCCATTCAGCAGGCGCGACGAGTGCGGGCAGCGCGCCTGATGCCTCCGCAAGCTCCGGTTGAGGCCCCGAACCCCGTGGTGGAACCTCCCCAGTTTCCGTCAGCCATGGACGAGTCCGACCTGGACGATGAGCCATCCGCCGAGCTCAATCTGGCTCCTGAATGGCTGCCGGTCAGCGCGGCGTCACGTGGCCTCGCCAGTGACTCGTTCCCTAGTCCTCCTTTTCAGCAGGCTGAAGAAGCGGCTCCGTTAGCGGCGACCGCCGCTGGTGCCGCAGCGGCCGCAGACATGGGGCCCGAGACGCAGCGAACTTCGATCATTGAGCGCAATGACGGCGAACCGACGCCCCAGGAGTTGCGAACAAGCCGCGCCATAACCATGTTCTGGCTCTGGTTTGCGCCCCATTCTTCGGTCATCGGGGTCGCCGTCGGAGCCTCGATGCTCGCGCTGGGGCTCAGCCTGCGTCAGTCGCTCGTCGCCGTGCTCGTGGGTGTCGCCCTCTCGATGATTCCCCTGGGGCTGGGTACGCTCGCCGGCCGTTCAACGGGGCAGCCGGCGATGGTGGCCTCTCGTGCTGTCTTTGGGGTCGTGGGCAACATTCTTCCCGCCGTGATCTCTGTGGCTACGCGCATCTTGTGGGCTTGCGCTCTCGCCGTGGTTTCTGGCGGGGGAGTTGCTGCGATCGTCGAGCAAGTCGCTGGTTTCGATGCCCCCTGGGTTGGCATCGTCGCTGCTGCGGCAACCCTGGCGGTCGGCGGTCTTGTAGCCGCAGTTGGCTACACCGTCATCGTGCGGGTCTCGGTCGCTGTCGGAGTGCTTTCGGCAGTGCTCGTTGGGGCGCTCGTAGCCTTCACTTTGCCGTCGCTTGATGTGGGTCAGGCTCTTTCGGTGCCAGACGGTTCGTGGCTTGTGACCCTTTCGGCCGCTGTCGTGGTCTTCAGTGTCGTCGGGCTGGCGTGGGCCACGAGCGGCGCAGACGTTGCCCGCTACCAACGCGCTGTCGGTTCGGGTGCGCCAGCACTGGCGTGGGCGATGGCGGGCTGTGTGATTCCCGCAGTTATCGTGATCGGCTATGGCGCGATTCTTGCTTTCTCCGTGCCGGATGCCTCGGCTGCCTTAGCCGCGAATCCTGCTGAGGGTCTCGCCGCAGTTGTGCCCGGCATGTTCCTCGTGCCACTGCTGGTACTGCTCGTCGGGGGCCTGGTGTGTGGCGTTACGATCGCGCTGTATTCGGCGGGGTTCGGTTTAACTGCCGCAGGCCTCACGGTTGCGCGACCGATCGCTGTGGTCGTGGCGTCGGTGCTCGCCCTCGCAGCTTCTCTCGCGCTGAGCTTGGGTTCCCAAGGATTCGGCATCTGGTTCCGCGACGGGGTCACGACGTTCGCGGTTCCTATGGCCGCGTGGGTCGGAATTGTCGGGGCCGACTTCCTTCTGCGCCGCAGGCCCCTCGACGGCCTCTCCCTAATGCGGAGGGGCGGCGCATACCCGCACGTGGTTCCCCTCAATCTGGTGACGTTCATCGGCGTGACGGCTCTCGGGTGGGGCTTTACGACGGCCGAGCTTTCCGGGCTCGCCTGGCAGGGGTACCTCTGGCAGGTGGTGGGGGTTTCCCCCGCCTCGCCTGCGGCGTCCACCGATGTAGGCGTGCTCATGGCGTTGGTCCTCGGGCTTCTTGTCGCTCTCGCGACAGGGATCCCCGCTATTCGCCGCCAGGAGTCGCTGAGGCGCTGA
- a CDS encoding ABC transporter ATP-binding protein, producing MTRLHGEHLDIGYGDRRVVQDVDIAIPDGSFTVIVGPNACGKSTLLKALGRLLAPQSGTVTLDGRAIHELPSREVARRLGLLPQSSIAPDGIAVEDLVARGRFPHQSLLSRWSREDEEVVEQAMAATGVSDLRGRLLDELSGGQRQRVWVAMVLAQQTPLILLDEPTTFLDIAHQVELLDLIERLRGEGRTVVAVLHEINLAARYASHLIAMKDGRIVKEGHPRDVVTAELVEEVFGMPCRVIADPDNGAPVVLPRSRAAAAADIARGYPLF from the coding sequence ATGACCAGACTGCACGGCGAGCACCTCGACATCGGCTACGGCGATCGTCGAGTGGTGCAGGATGTCGACATCGCTATTCCCGATGGTTCCTTCACGGTGATCGTGGGGCCGAACGCCTGTGGCAAGTCGACACTTCTCAAGGCACTGGGCCGGCTGCTCGCACCCCAGTCGGGCACGGTAACCCTCGACGGCCGTGCCATTCACGAACTGCCGTCCCGCGAGGTGGCTCGTCGCCTGGGGCTCCTGCCGCAATCATCGATCGCCCCCGACGGAATAGCGGTCGAAGACCTCGTCGCACGCGGCCGCTTTCCCCACCAATCGCTGCTATCGCGATGGTCGAGAGAGGACGAAGAGGTTGTCGAGCAGGCCATGGCAGCCACGGGCGTTTCTGATCTAAGGGGGCGGCTTCTCGATGAGCTGTCGGGCGGCCAGCGTCAGCGCGTCTGGGTGGCGATGGTGCTCGCGCAACAGACGCCTCTGATTCTGCTCGATGAGCCCACGACCTTTTTGGACATCGCGCATCAGGTCGAGCTGCTCGATCTGATTGAGCGACTTCGCGGAGAGGGTCGCACGGTGGTTGCCGTGCTGCATGAGATCAATCTCGCCGCACGCTATGCCTCACATCTCATTGCGATGAAGGACGGGCGCATCGTCAAGGAGGGTCACCCTCGCGATGTTGTGACCGCCGAACTCGTCGAAGAGGTTTTCGGCATGCCATGCAGGGTCATTGCCGACCCAGACAATGGCGCGCCCGTCGTGTTGCCTCGGTCACGCGCAGCAGCAGCGGCCGACATCGCTCGTGGATATCCACTCTTCTGA
- a CDS encoding DUF262 domain-containing protein, which produces MDTATNVDATAVNTIRWLSAPATTIIVPVYQRQYRWDIGGCEQLLADIRAVADSEDQQTHFLGSILSTSSNDGSAGDLVLIDGQQRITTIMLLIAALHHTVKNVDPELASHLEAVLMRNAGEPGTKLRPHREWADVFESVVLDRRPADAELRDSRFDNNYAFFRSQIPAEEVPRIWSGLQRLEHVSITLGTNANAQQTFESLNSTGEPLRDHELIHNYVLMGLSHAEQSEIEDSFWLPIEHNTGDAIGAFWRHFMIMTTGREIDAADGRGVYDTFRHRFPRLDLHILRKQATEWREFSEVYSALLDPTHEPDEEIARQLGYVNTFGRGMYPLVMRAYYDYRLGMSARDALINTLENIQSLLLRRTAVGLKNGRLVARLCRASAHGPSVLASASARITPSDERVRVALKYGALPHPAYVLDRLSNHDRVADLDVEHILPVTPGDSWSGDGVRSWSEFSEDEQNSYRALSQTLGNLALLEPHLAMRAGNEPFAVKRDTIYSQSGVAATRELASVETWNTAAISERTARLTTEFLRIWARPASGEIDDDDLTPVLDAKRRRGWPRGWEREFDYVEYRGEHWEVHDVKYLFNRVFKRLWADSRDSVVAFSARRGGPIFDAQAWNGQWDALDDSHFLYMGWDSKYMLTAVQGVLEESGLASDVFVKYSYIGDAM; this is translated from the coding sequence ATGGATACCGCCACGAACGTCGACGCCACCGCTGTCAACACAATTCGATGGCTTTCAGCCCCCGCCACCACGATCATCGTTCCCGTCTACCAGCGGCAATACCGCTGGGACATTGGTGGATGCGAACAACTGCTCGCCGATATCCGCGCGGTCGCCGATTCCGAGGACCAGCAGACTCACTTCTTGGGTTCAATCCTCTCGACCTCGAGCAACGACGGCTCCGCTGGCGACCTCGTGCTTATCGACGGCCAGCAGCGCATCACGACGATCATGTTGCTCATCGCGGCGCTCCACCACACGGTCAAGAACGTCGACCCTGAGCTCGCATCCCACCTTGAGGCCGTGCTCATGCGCAACGCCGGCGAGCCGGGCACGAAGCTCCGCCCTCACCGCGAGTGGGCTGACGTCTTCGAGAGCGTCGTGCTTGACCGACGCCCCGCCGACGCCGAGCTGCGCGACTCTCGCTTCGACAACAACTACGCGTTCTTCCGCAGCCAGATTCCGGCCGAGGAGGTGCCGCGAATCTGGTCTGGTTTGCAGCGCCTTGAGCATGTCTCAATCACACTCGGCACCAATGCCAATGCACAGCAGACGTTCGAGAGCCTCAACTCGACGGGTGAACCGCTGCGCGATCATGAGCTGATCCACAACTACGTGCTGATGGGTCTTTCGCACGCCGAGCAGAGCGAAATCGAAGATAGTTTCTGGCTGCCCATCGAACACAACACGGGCGACGCAATCGGCGCATTCTGGCGGCACTTCATGATCATGACGACGGGTCGCGAAATCGACGCCGCCGACGGTCGAGGCGTCTACGACACGTTCCGCCACCGTTTTCCACGGCTAGACCTCCACATCCTCCGCAAGCAGGCCACCGAGTGGCGCGAGTTTTCGGAGGTCTACAGCGCGCTGCTCGACCCGACGCACGAGCCGGATGAGGAGATCGCCCGGCAGCTCGGCTACGTCAACACGTTTGGCCGGGGTATGTACCCCCTCGTCATGCGGGCCTACTACGACTACCGCCTGGGCATGTCGGCTCGGGATGCTCTGATCAACACACTCGAGAACATCCAGTCGCTGCTGCTGCGGCGCACTGCCGTCGGCCTCAAGAATGGCCGCCTCGTCGCACGGTTGTGCCGCGCTAGCGCGCACGGCCCCTCGGTATTGGCCTCCGCGAGTGCGCGGATCACCCCGTCAGATGAGCGGGTGCGGGTTGCGCTCAAGTACGGCGCCCTCCCCCACCCCGCATACGTGCTCGACCGTCTTTCCAACCACGATCGGGTTGCGGATCTGGATGTTGAGCACATCCTTCCCGTCACTCCCGGCGATTCTTGGTCGGGCGATGGCGTGCGCTCCTGGTCCGAGTTCAGCGAGGACGAGCAGAACAGCTACCGTGCCCTCTCGCAGACTCTGGGTAACCTCGCTCTTCTCGAACCGCACCTCGCAATGCGGGCGGGCAACGAGCCCTTCGCCGTGAAGCGCGACACGATCTATTCGCAGAGTGGCGTCGCCGCGACCCGCGAACTCGCCTCTGTTGAAACCTGGAACACGGCAGCCATCTCGGAGCGCACAGCGCGCCTCACGACCGAGTTCCTCCGCATCTGGGCTCGCCCAGCATCCGGTGAGATTGACGATGACGATCTGACCCCCGTTCTCGACGCCAAACGCCGCCGCGGCTGGCCACGCGGGTGGGAGCGTGAGTTTGACTACGTTGAGTACCGCGGCGAGCACTGGGAAGTGCACGACGTCAAGTACCTTTTCAATCGAGTATTCAAGCGGCTGTGGGCCGACTCCCGCGACAGCGTTGTCGCCTTCAGCGCCCGGCGCGGCGGGCCTATCTTCGACGCGCAAGCGTGGAACGGGCAGTGGGATGCACTGGATGATTCCCACTTTCTCTACATGGGCTGGGACTCCAAATACATGCTGACGGCCGTGCAGGGAGTGCTCGAAGAGTCTGGACTCGCATCCGATGTCTTCGTCAAGTACTCCTACATCGGCGACGCAATGTAG
- a CDS encoding zinc-dependent alcohol dehydrogenase family protein, with amino-acid sequence MRGVMMYAPGDVRVEDRPMPSILEPTDAIIKVAATCICGSDLWPYRGLEPLAAVPQPMGHEYVGVVETVGDQVTSVRQGDFVVGSFVASDNTCEICRSGYQSRCIHNVMMGSIGTQAEYARIPLADGTLVATPAYPADDLIAPLLAASDVLGTGWYAAVAAQAGPGRTIAVVGDGAVGLCAILAARQLGAERIIAFSRHPERQALARAFGATDIVEERGDEGAAKVRELTNGYGAHGTAEAVGTQLSMSQAIQSTRPGGYVGYVGVSHGVELRGIDLFFRSVHLHGGPAPVRHFLPTLIKLIGDRSIDPGRVFDVTLPLEDAAEGYRAMDERRAIKVMLTL; translated from the coding sequence ATGCGCGGTGTAATGATGTACGCCCCAGGGGATGTTCGCGTCGAGGACCGCCCCATGCCCTCCATCCTCGAACCCACCGATGCCATTATCAAGGTCGCCGCCACGTGCATATGTGGCTCCGATCTATGGCCATACCGTGGGTTGGAGCCGCTTGCGGCGGTTCCGCAGCCGATGGGTCACGAGTACGTCGGAGTGGTTGAGACCGTCGGCGACCAGGTGACGAGCGTTCGCCAGGGAGACTTCGTCGTCGGCTCATTTGTGGCCTCGGATAACACGTGCGAGATCTGTCGATCCGGATATCAGTCGCGGTGCATTCACAACGTGATGATGGGGTCGATCGGCACTCAGGCTGAGTACGCGCGCATCCCTCTCGCCGACGGCACCCTGGTCGCAACCCCCGCATACCCCGCCGATGACCTCATTGCCCCGCTGCTGGCCGCATCCGACGTTCTTGGTACGGGTTGGTATGCCGCGGTCGCCGCGCAGGCCGGCCCCGGTCGCACCATCGCCGTCGTCGGTGACGGCGCGGTGGGGCTCTGCGCGATCCTCGCCGCACGGCAGCTGGGGGCCGAACGGATCATCGCCTTCAGCCGCCATCCCGAGCGGCAGGCACTCGCGCGTGCGTTTGGAGCAACCGACATCGTCGAGGAACGTGGCGACGAGGGCGCAGCGAAGGTGCGAGAGCTCACTAACGGATATGGAGCGCACGGCACTGCCGAAGCGGTAGGCACACAGCTCTCTATGTCGCAGGCGATTCAGTCGACCCGGCCCGGCGGGTACGTGGGCTATGTCGGGGTCTCGCACGGCGTGGAGCTGCGGGGCATCGACCTGTTCTTCAGAAGCGTGCACCTGCACGGCGGCCCTGCTCCCGTGAGGCATTTTTTGCCGACGTTGATCAAGCTGATCGGCGACCGCAGCATCGACCCTGGCAGGGTGTTCGACGTCACTTTGCCCCTTGAGGATGCCGCCGAAGGGTACCGGGCGATGGATGAGCGCCGCGCCATCAAAGTCATGCTCACGCTGTAG